TTGCAGAACAGGCAGCACACAGCATGAGGGCGGAAGAgataaatgtaataataatagtgGATCCTACTGTATCAATTACTGCACCGATCGCTAATGATACAATTAACTGCAAAACAGGAAGGATCataattaaaaatcttttatACACACCACATCAAATTGCATGTACCTGTGCCAAACACAACATACTGCTCATCATTGAAACATCCACCCCGAATCCTCGTCGCTCGATGCTTTCCACGTACTCTCCATCAACTTCAGCAAactacaataaaaatataataattaaatttcgtTTAGCTTTAATATTGTGTGCTGTACCAGTAATACTTACGCAATTTTTCGAATGGTAGTGTGAGATCAACAGGAACGGTATTGAGTAGATGGTGGCGTACATGACGCCTGTGAGGGCGCAGCATGAAAACACCACCAGCTTGTGAGGAACGAGACCCATCGTGAGCATCCCACAGCAATGTGCCAGCAGACCGCCCACATATACTGACCGAGCACCAAATCGAACGATGAGCCGTTCGATGAACACGGAGTAGATGGAGGAGGTCGTGGAGCAGAGGGCCATACCGAGACAAGCGAACCGGACACCATCGGCATACCGTTCTGCGGCTATAGAACCTTTTAAAGCCTACgtaacgaaaccaaaaaattgtatttttatttatgttttcaaaaatcagCCTGGTTCGTAATGctgaaaacgaaaaatgtataatggttttaaaattttacattccaaaataaacttatttgtcaaagaatatttttaatttcttattcACTAGCCAAGAGCCTTACACGATAATATCAGTTCTGAATTTCTCCTTCAAGATGTTCTACTGTACTAAACTTCCAGTtatgggtaaaaaaaatctcaaaatacCATAACATGGCTAAATCACACGTTAACAAGCCGAGGAGGAACGTTAAAATAACACGTTacagtgaaaataaattattttcttacacGACAAATGTAGCACTATTACTGTAagaatttttcatttgttttttttttttgttgtagtgtGATCATATGCAAAAAATTGCCCTATttaaaaaagtattttaaacaatttggaACGCATATAATCTGCAAATATCTACAAACACGAATTAATATTCGCCAATGGATGACAAACTTTGGAGCAAtggtttgaaacattttacttGTCCTTGAATGTAAAATAACCATGTCGATCCTTCcaagtttttgtgtttgattaaaacacaaatttttgtttaattgaaaattaaattgtattaCAGTGTGAGCACATTaatataattgaattttgaaatcaATAAGTTGAAGTGAATCAATAAgtgaaatcaatcaattatttaataaaagttATGTATAAGGAGGATCATGCACAAACGAACAGTCGTGGAACTGTGGTTAAACATGTGGAAATTCTGCGAAAGCGAATCCAGAAGTtcaacaacaaagaaattacGGATGGTAGAAACTGTTGAAGTGTATTCCTGATACCAATGTATCACAAAAGTTCACTGCTTTACTCCGAGCTCAATCGTTGCCTGATTCTGATTTCAATTAAGAAAATGGCAACCACAACTGAGCTAACCATAACTCGGAGGATGATCTCCTCAAAATGCGCTTTTTGTTTACTTGGTGAAACTTTGGAGCACAAGTTCGTTTCTTGTCCAAGGGCACTTCAACAAAAGTTTAAACCGACCGTACCCAACGTGCGTTTAAACTACAACGATTTACACTTGATGGAATAAgaacaaacacattaaacatGAGTTTGAAAGCTGTTTGCAAATTACATCAACCATATCGTTGCAAAAACGATGCTATGATTGGTTTAAGTATTCCTTAACCTTTTTATATCATATTGTTATTGTTCTtgttaattaaacaataatcaCAACATTTACTAATGTTTGGCACATTTCCCCTCGCTGAATACACTAATTCGCCAGTAGGTTGAGAACTCAATAATACACTTCACATTCATTGTATATCTTCACAAAATTCATCACTCAAAAACTCAATTTGAAGTAGCTGTTCACAATTCActatttttaccactcttcactttatataaatttcaaaataatgcAACTTACCCGTACATCTCCTTCGTACACAGTTGCCCCGACAAAATCCGTGTAGTACAGGCAGTACGTTAGGTAGCTCATGTGACTGAGCAGTTGCGTCAAGCAAAGGACCTTCATCGATCGCGGCATGTGAAGAACGTTCAGCAGGAATTGTTTGAATCCAACCACTTCCGGCACGTCTTCTTGCTCTGTTTCTTCGCCCTCGCCGTACACACGCTTCACCTCATCGAGCAGCATCTTCTGTGTTACAGGGCGTAACATCGGTTGAGACTCCTGCACCGGTAGCGGGATTTCGGAAAAGCTTGTCAGCGTAACCGACAgtccaacaaacaacacgatccaGTTGGCAGCAAACACGGACGCATCGTTTCCACCCAGATAGTGCCCTACACCGACCCGATTCCAATCGATAGCCCCAAACAGGGCACCCATCGTAGCACCGATTCCACCCGTTAGCACCATAATGCTGAGGACGCGTGCCTGATCGCGG
This region of Anopheles marshallii chromosome 2, idAnoMarsDA_429_01, whole genome shotgun sequence genomic DNA includes:
- the LOC128708803 gene encoding solute carrier family 45 member 4-like; this translates as MYGTYQQQDRLTEDEILQRMLERRHHYAKLDNNRGYQHTFRRKSRWELVRLSLLIVGIECTYATETALVAPILLGIGLPHTVMTMIWATPSLAGLLFAPVIASVSDRLRSRWGRRRPVMLALGITLLTGMLILPNGRAVGELLGLTSVGWLATITTFGLVMSDFSAETSNGLCRTYAMEVCTIRDQARVLSIMVLTGGIGATMGALFGAIDWNRVGVGHYLGGNDASVFAANWIVLFVGLSVTLTSFSEIPLPVQESQPMLRPVTQKMLLDEVKRVYGEGEETEQEDVPEVVGFKQFLLNVLHMPRSMKVLCLTQLLSHMSYLTYCLYYTDFVGATVYEGDVRALKGSIAAERYADGVRFACLGMALCSTTSSIYSVFIERLIVRFGARSVYVGGLLAHCCGMLTMGLVPHKLVVFSCCALTGVMYATIYSIPFLLISHYHSKNCFAEVDGEYVESIERRGFGVDVSMMSSMLCLAQLIVSLAIGAVIDTVGSTIIITFISSALMLCAACSAMAIIYMGL